A stretch of the Leptospiraceae bacterium genome encodes the following:
- a CDS encoding biotin attachment protein codes for MKKILFQDTTFRDGFQSFFGARVLTDDFIDAVSIAKEAGITHFEAGGGARFQSLFMYCGESAFTMMDRFREAAGPDANLQTLARGISVVALSAQPKDMIDLHARMFKRHGISHIRNFDALNDMRNLKYSGEVIKKAGLHHQACITIMELPPGVSGSHDPEFYMKILKDMLDTGVPFDSICFKDSSGITNPATIYETVKRARNTLGKDALLWIHTHDTAGIGISQYKAAIEAGIDGVCLARSPISSGTSQPDLLALSHVLKGTQFTLDIDTNKILKANDAVKECLKDYFFPPEAMALTPEVLYSPMPGGAYTANTMMMRDTNTLHLFPKVIEEMGHCILKGGFGTSVTPVSQFYFQQAYANVTQGRWKKIIDGYGKMVLGYFGKTPLPPDPEIVKIAAEQLGLSVFNGDPVEILEPGIPLAKAILEKEGLPVTEENIFIVGAHATPGGNKGLDFLKGNYTVNIKKNVAEEKKPVEVAKPKTVKASGPSQYKVTVDGKEYKVVLEEDTGEIASIKKAEEPKKSKGESVEVKSSLPGNIYQVLVEAGASVKEGDTLIIIEAMKMETKIAAPSSGTIEEVVVKKGDVVQTDDTLLYIQKG; via the coding sequence ATGAAAAAAATTTTATTTCAGGATACAACATTTCGAGATGGCTTCCAATCTTTCTTTGGCGCCAGGGTTTTAACCGACGATTTCATTGATGCAGTTTCTATTGCAAAAGAAGCCGGTATTACACATTTTGAAGCGGGAGGAGGAGCGAGGTTTCAGAGTCTATTTATGTACTGTGGGGAATCCGCTTTCACCATGATGGACCGATTTAGAGAAGCCGCCGGTCCGGATGCAAATCTGCAAACCCTTGCAAGGGGAATCAGTGTGGTAGCCTTAAGTGCACAACCCAAAGATATGATAGACCTTCATGCGAGGATGTTCAAACGTCACGGAATCAGTCATATTCGAAATTTTGATGCACTGAACGATATGCGTAACTTGAAATATTCGGGAGAAGTTATAAAAAAAGCCGGTCTTCATCATCAGGCCTGTATTACAATTATGGAACTTCCACCCGGTGTAAGTGGTTCTCATGACCCTGAGTTTTATATGAAAATATTAAAGGATATGCTCGATACAGGTGTTCCTTTTGATTCTATTTGCTTTAAGGATTCATCCGGTATTACAAATCCGGCCACTATTTATGAAACTGTAAAAAGAGCCAGAAATACTCTTGGCAAAGATGCTTTATTGTGGATACACACGCACGATACGGCTGGAATCGGGATCAGTCAGTACAAAGCAGCCATAGAAGCCGGTATCGATGGGGTTTGTCTTGCACGATCTCCTATTTCGAGCGGAACTTCTCAACCCGATTTATTAGCTTTATCGCATGTATTAAAAGGTACCCAATTTACACTCGATATCGATACAAATAAAATTCTGAAGGCAAATGATGCCGTGAAAGAATGTCTCAAGGACTATTTCTTCCCACCGGAAGCAATGGCATTAACTCCTGAAGTCTTATACTCTCCCATGCCGGGTGGAGCCTATACAGCCAATACAATGATGATGCGGGACACAAATACTCTGCATCTTTTTCCGAAAGTTATTGAAGAAATGGGGCATTGTATCCTGAAAGGTGGATTTGGAACTTCGGTTACACCTGTATCCCAGTTTTATTTTCAACAGGCCTATGCTAACGTAACACAGGGGCGCTGGAAGAAAATTATCGATGGTTATGGTAAAATGGTCCTCGGATACTTCGGAAAAACTCCCCTCCCTCCGGATCCGGAAATCGTAAAGATTGCCGCTGAACAGCTCGGTCTTTCTGTTTTTAACGGTGACCCGGTAGAGATTCTGGAACCGGGAATTCCGTTAGCAAAAGCTATATTAGAAAAAGAGGGACTTCCTGTAACCGAAGAAAACATTTTCATTGTTGGAGCTCATGCAACTCCGGGTGGAAATAAGGGACTGGATTTCTTAAAAGGAAATTATACAGTAAACATAAAGAAAAATGTAGCTGAAGAGAAAAAGCCGGTAGAGGTTGCTAAACCAAAAACCGTAAAAGCTTCAGGTCCTTCTCAGTATAAAGTCACCGTAGATGGCAAGGAATATAAGGTAGTATTGGAAGAAGACACAGGGGAAATTGCCTCCATTAAGAAAGCAGAAGAACCAAAGAAGAGTAAAGGCGAATCTGTAGAGGTGAAGTCCAGTCTACCCGGTAACATATACCAGGTTCTGGTGGAAGCCGGTGCTTCGGTGAAAGAGGGAGACACTCTTATCATTATTGAAGCTATGAAAATGGAGACAAAAATAGCAGCTCCCAGTTCCGGTACTATTGAAGAAGTCGTAGTTAAGAAAGGAGATGTCGTTCAAACGGATGATACACTTCTATATATACAAAAAGGCTAA
- a CDS encoding TetR/AcrR family transcriptional regulator produces MNETKEKLLDCAFSLVQQRGVNAVSYQDLSDRIGIKKASIHYHFPKKEDLILSLLDRCQNNYGAEYESIANSKDKPKVKLERIAQIYRLGVLENKLCVIAMLSSEKDSLEPETQNHLAQAIEETICIFEKIFIQAKREKGKQPRGPSKVLARTFFHLLIGSQIMARSSNTLESFDSSIAFFLKTVFD; encoded by the coding sequence ATGAATGAAACCAAAGAGAAATTATTAGACTGCGCCTTTTCTCTGGTACAACAAAGAGGTGTTAATGCTGTTAGCTATCAGGATCTGAGCGACAGAATTGGTATAAAAAAGGCTAGCATACATTATCATTTTCCTAAGAAGGAAGATTTAATCCTATCTTTACTGGATCGCTGCCAGAATAATTATGGAGCTGAATATGAAAGTATCGCTAACAGTAAGGATAAACCAAAAGTGAAGTTGGAGAGAATCGCCCAGATCTATCGATTGGGAGTTTTGGAAAACAAACTTTGTGTCATAGCCATGCTCAGTTCAGAGAAAGACTCACTCGAGCCCGAAACCCAGAATCATTTAGCCCAAGCGATAGAAGAAACCATTTGTATATTTGAAAAAATATTTATTCAGGCAAAAAGAGAAAAAGGCAAGCAGCCCAGGGGACCGTCAAAAGTACTGGCCCGGACGTTTTTCCATCTACTGATCGGAAGTCAGATCATGGCACGAAGCAGTAATACTCTTGAGAGTTTTGATAGCTCAATAGCTTTCTTTTTAAAAACTGTCTTTGATTAA
- a CDS encoding bifunctional (p)ppGpp synthetase/guanosine-3',5'-bis(diphosphate) 3'-pyrophosphohydrolase → MWSQESYRKALFFAASYHAEQKYPGTEFPYLIHLNLVASEVIASFSYTEAKNEDLSLCAALLHDVLEDTNCTFKALSIEFGKEIADGVLALSKNKELPKSEQMRDSLQRLLQQPIEIQKVKLADRITNLSSPPPYWTKEKIKEYREEARVIYETLKHADVYLASRLLSKIQDYAIHLNN, encoded by the coding sequence ATGTGGTCACAGGAATCATACAGAAAAGCTCTTTTTTTTGCTGCTTCATATCATGCAGAACAGAAATATCCGGGAACTGAGTTTCCCTATCTTATACACCTGAATCTTGTTGCTTCAGAAGTGATAGCTTCTTTTTCTTATACAGAGGCTAAAAATGAAGATTTAAGTCTCTGTGCAGCCTTATTACACGACGTATTAGAAGATACAAACTGTACCTTCAAAGCCCTTAGTATTGAATTTGGTAAAGAGATTGCCGATGGAGTTTTAGCACTCAGTAAAAATAAAGAACTCCCCAAATCAGAACAAATGCGGGATTCACTACAAAGACTTTTACAGCAACCGATAGAAATACAAAAAGTTAAACTGGCCGATAGAATCACTAATTTATCAAGTCCTCCCCCTTACTGGACGAAAGAAAAAATCAAAGAATATAGAGAAGAAGCCAGGGTAATTTATGAAACCCTTAAACACGCAGACGTATACCTGGCTTCACGTTTACTTTCAAAAATCCAGGACTATGCAATTCACTTAAATAATTAG
- a CDS encoding sodium ion-translocating decarboxylase subunit beta, whose translation MKFLIKILYISLVYSIFTAGLFAAGPDVTQLPGFSKILENLWTSTGLYAFFASTDGIGFGNLFMLLVGLLLLFLAIKKQFEPLLLLPIGFGCLLSNIPLAGISTEGGILHYVYKIGIETGVFPLVIFMGVGAMTDFGPMIANPKTALLGAAAQVGIFLTLIGAILLSEVFPAINFDLKDAAAIGIIGGADGPTAIYLSSKLSPDLMGSIAVSAYSYMALVPIIQPPIMRLLTTENEKKIKMKQLRYVGKREKIIFPLSVLMLCVIFLPSAAPLIGFFMLGNILRVSGVVDRLSDTTQNALINIVTIFLGLGVGTKLSADKFLKWETLGILFLGVIAFSIGTASGVLMAKLMNLFAEEKINPLIGSAGVSAVPMSARVSHNEGLKADPNNFLLMHAMGPNVSGVIGSAVAAGVLLSTLT comes from the coding sequence ATGAAATTCTTAATTAAGATTCTTTATATAAGTCTTGTATATTCTATCTTCACGGCCGGGCTTTTCGCAGCCGGACCTGATGTGACACAGCTTCCGGGTTTTTCAAAGATTCTGGAAAACCTCTGGACTTCCACAGGCCTGTATGCATTCTTCGCTTCTACCGATGGGATAGGTTTCGGAAACCTGTTTATGCTTCTTGTAGGTTTACTGCTTCTGTTTTTGGCTATAAAGAAGCAATTTGAACCCCTGTTATTGCTGCCTATAGGTTTTGGTTGCCTTCTGTCTAATATTCCTCTTGCAGGTATTAGTACGGAAGGGGGGATTCTCCACTATGTGTATAAGATAGGAATCGAAACCGGTGTTTTCCCTCTGGTGATTTTTATGGGAGTAGGTGCCATGACCGACTTCGGACCTATGATAGCCAATCCGAAGACAGCTCTTCTCGGAGCGGCTGCACAGGTAGGAATCTTTTTAACCCTTATCGGAGCAATTCTTCTATCCGAAGTTTTTCCTGCTATTAACTTTGATCTGAAGGATGCAGCTGCTATAGGAATTATCGGGGGAGCAGATGGGCCAACGGCGATTTACTTGTCCTCCAAGTTGTCCCCAGATTTAATGGGTTCTATTGCTGTATCAGCGTATTCTTATATGGCTCTGGTTCCGATTATTCAACCCCCTATCATGCGTTTACTGACTACCGAGAACGAAAAGAAAATAAAGATGAAGCAATTACGTTACGTGGGCAAACGGGAAAAAATCATATTTCCTCTCTCTGTTCTTATGTTATGCGTAATATTTCTTCCATCGGCAGCACCTTTAATTGGTTTTTTCATGCTGGGTAATATTCTCCGCGTTTCCGGTGTAGTGGATAGACTTTCCGATACAACTCAGAATGCTCTTATCAATATTGTGACCATATTCTTAGGTTTGGGAGTAGGGACCAAATTATCGGCTGATAAATTTTTAAAGTGGGAAACTCTGGGTATTTTATTTCTGGGTGTGATTGCTTTCTCTATAGGAACTGCTTCAGGAGTTCTCATGGCCAAGCTGATGAACCTATTTGCTGAAGAAAAAATAAATCCCCTTATTGGTTCTGCCGGTGTTTCGGCTGTGCCGATGTCTGCAAGGGTTTCACATAATGAAGGCTTAAAAGCAGATCCGAATAACTTTTTACTCATGCACGCTATGGGACCAAATGTGTCGGGAGTAATTGGTTCGGCTGTGGCAGCGGGAGTACTACTTTCAACTTTAACCTGA
- a CDS encoding alpha-E domain-containing protein, whose amino-acid sequence MGRLIERAEGIARALTVQYFSTLEENINPTWEPILNSVGQLEPFFEIQDLASPANVIEYLIFSETNPSSVFQCISKARENARGVREMISKETWEILNVTFHEIENYSREKKEQIKNKPDGLFLFLKERSFLFQGVTDNTMFRGTGFHFLEAGKFIERADQTARILDVKYHIPLKRIEDVGNPVDIFQWKALLDSIGAYEAYLKCYGTKILPIQVAELLIFNKEMPRSLIFCMDKALISVREISQEISREKGSMYMNRAEQKLGKLYYQLAYSNIEEIFFFGLHEYLTNYINDLIGLGSQMNYTFFGYSY is encoded by the coding sequence ATGGGTAGACTCATAGAAAGAGCCGAAGGTATAGCGAGGGCTCTTACCGTACAGTATTTTTCTACCCTTGAAGAGAATATAAACCCGACCTGGGAACCCATTTTAAATTCTGTCGGGCAATTGGAGCCTTTCTTTGAAATTCAGGATCTGGCGAGTCCGGCAAATGTAATTGAATATCTAATCTTTTCCGAAACAAATCCCAGCTCAGTTTTTCAGTGCATTAGTAAGGCCAGGGAAAACGCAAGGGGAGTTAGAGAAATGATTTCTAAGGAAACCTGGGAGATTCTTAACGTCACATTTCATGAAATCGAGAATTACAGCCGGGAAAAAAAAGAACAGATCAAAAATAAACCGGATGGGCTTTTTCTATTTTTGAAAGAGCGAAGTTTTTTATTCCAGGGAGTAACGGATAACACGATGTTTCGAGGAACAGGCTTTCATTTCCTCGAAGCCGGTAAATTCATTGAACGCGCCGATCAAACGGCCCGTATTCTGGACGTTAAATACCACATTCCCTTGAAACGGATTGAAGATGTGGGTAACCCTGTAGATATATTCCAGTGGAAAGCTTTGCTGGACTCTATCGGGGCCTATGAAGCCTACCTGAAATGTTATGGTACTAAGATTTTACCCATTCAGGTAGCCGAGCTTCTTATCTTCAACAAAGAAATGCCCCGCTCCCTGATTTTTTGTATGGATAAGGCCCTCATCTCGGTAAGAGAAATTTCTCAGGAAATTAGCCGAGAAAAGGGTAGTATGTATATGAATAGAGCTGAACAGAAACTTGGCAAGTTGTATTATCAATTAGCTTATAGCAATATAGAAGAAATATTTTTCTTCGGTTTGCATGAATACCTCACCAATTATATCAACGATTTGATAGGACTCGGAAGTCAAATGAATTACACCTTCTTCGGATATAGTTACTGA
- a CDS encoding AhpC/TSA family protein: protein MSLINFLYITYLTTGAEVSLRHLLEQGPVVISFYRGGWCPYCNLELRALQQALPEIKKLGAQLVAISPESPDNSLTTKEKNELEFQVLWDQENIIGKEYGIVFEYPEYLVEAYRSFGLSIALRNGSSRHQLPIPATFVLDQDGIIRFVFAEEDYTLRVQIKEILDCLRKIKL, encoded by the coding sequence CTGTCTTTGATTAATTTTTTATATATAACCTACCTAACAACCGGTGCAGAGGTATCTTTAAGACATTTGCTGGAACAAGGTCCCGTAGTGATAAGCTTCTATAGAGGCGGGTGGTGCCCCTATTGCAATTTGGAATTGAGAGCATTACAACAGGCCCTGCCTGAAATAAAAAAACTCGGAGCACAGCTCGTCGCCATATCACCAGAAAGTCCGGATAATTCCCTAACAACAAAAGAAAAAAATGAATTGGAATTTCAAGTACTTTGGGATCAGGAAAATATCATTGGAAAGGAATACGGAATTGTTTTTGAATACCCGGAATACCTGGTGGAAGCATACCGGTCCTTTGGATTAAGCATCGCTCTCCGTAATGGATCCTCCAGGCATCAGTTGCCGATTCCTGCAACCTTTGTTCTGGATCAGGATGGAATTATACGCTTTGTCTTTGCAGAAGAGGATTATACTCTAAGGGTGCAGATTAAAGAAATCCTCGATTGTTTGCGGAAAATCAAATTATAA
- a CDS encoding SDR family NAD(P)-dependent oxidoreductase, protein MEKILLLGASSTIAADMARLYRKQGKKLFLVGRNPQKIEALSNELGSSILGTANIDFNNFEEVPEFINNIIQTMRSIDLVIIAHGDLGNQLKSEKSFVHAKDIFYTNCLSVISLLIPIANFIEKQGFGQIAVIGSVAGERGRPRNYTYGAAKGSIQIYLQGLRSRLWKKGIGVHYIKLGPVDTPMTTHHEKNFSFTSSALAARKIIEAIEKNKKEAYVPGFWYFVMLAVRNMPEMIFQKLKFLSGR, encoded by the coding sequence ATGGAAAAAATTTTACTTTTGGGTGCGAGTTCTACAATCGCTGCTGATATGGCCCGCCTATATAGAAAGCAGGGAAAAAAGCTTTTTTTAGTAGGGCGAAATCCGCAAAAAATAGAAGCTCTCTCCAATGAACTGGGAAGTTCGATATTGGGTACAGCCAATATCGACTTTAATAATTTCGAGGAAGTTCCCGAGTTTATAAATAACATTATCCAAACCATGAGAAGTATAGATCTCGTTATCATAGCACATGGAGATTTAGGAAACCAGTTAAAATCCGAAAAAAGTTTTGTTCATGCAAAAGATATTTTTTATACAAATTGCCTTTCTGTAATTTCTCTTTTGATTCCGATAGCTAACTTTATCGAAAAACAGGGTTTTGGCCAAATTGCAGTTATTGGTTCTGTTGCCGGGGAAAGAGGCAGGCCCAGGAATTATACCTATGGTGCAGCCAAAGGTTCTATACAAATATATCTTCAGGGGTTACGTTCCAGGTTGTGGAAAAAGGGAATCGGGGTTCATTATATCAAGCTCGGCCCGGTGGATACTCCCATGACTACCCACCATGAAAAAAACTTTTCTTTTACAAGCTCAGCACTGGCAGCCAGAAAAATTATAGAAGCTATTGAGAAAAATAAGAAAGAAGCTTACGTTCCCGGTTTCTGGTATTTTGTTATGTTAGCCGTTCGTAATATGCCCGAAATGATTTTTCAGAAGTTAAAATTCTTATCAGGAAGGTAA
- a CDS encoding class I SAM-dependent methyltransferase, with protein sequence MTEMELLIDFHLDAERQGPGSDEDTLKALSFIDIPVDSSLKIADIGCGSGAQTMRLAKSLNGKIIAVDLFSDFLVKLNERAKTLNLEDRISTIEKSMNELPFNEEEYDLLWSEGAIYNIGFESGIKSWNKYLKAGAYIAVSEITWKTMYRPKEIEEHWNNEYPEIGTASEKIKILEENGFSPMGFFFLPEKSWIDNYYSPMEKRFDTFLKKHGNSDIAEAIVEGEKHEIYLYKKYKDYFSYGFYIARKLPAV encoded by the coding sequence ATGACAGAAATGGAACTACTAATTGACTTTCACCTTGATGCTGAAAGACAGGGACCAGGTAGTGATGAAGATACCTTAAAAGCATTAAGTTTTATTGACATTCCCGTTGATAGTTCATTAAAAATTGCTGATATAGGCTGTGGTTCCGGAGCTCAAACAATGAGACTTGCTAAAAGTCTTAATGGTAAGATAATAGCTGTCGACTTATTTTCAGATTTCTTAGTAAAACTTAATGAGCGCGCAAAAACCTTAAATCTTGAAGATAGAATTTCTACTATTGAAAAGTCTATGAATGAACTTCCTTTTAATGAAGAAGAATATGATCTTTTATGGTCGGAAGGTGCAATTTATAATATTGGCTTTGAGTCAGGAATAAAAAGTTGGAATAAATATTTAAAAGCAGGTGCTTATATTGCTGTAAGTGAGATTACCTGGAAAACAATGTATAGACCTAAAGAAATAGAAGAACACTGGAATAATGAATATCCAGAAATTGGTACAGCATCAGAAAAAATAAAAATACTCGAAGAAAATGGTTTCTCACCGATGGGTTTCTTTTTCTTACCTGAAAAAAGTTGGATTGATAATTACTATAGTCCAATGGAAAAGAGGTTTGATACTTTTTTAAAAAAACATGGTAATTCTGATATAGCAGAAGCTATTGTAGAAGGTGAAAAGCACGAAATATATTTATACAAAAAATATAAGGATTATTTTAGTTACGGATTTTATATTGCAAGAAAATTACCGGCAGTATAA
- a CDS encoding circularly permuted type 2 ATP-grasp protein, with product MTIPENYPDEFIFYDEMFSGKNIPRPHYQEVYEKISSIDIQGIKEKENYARLSNINQGITFTVYNDGKGIERIFPFDLIPRIIPRKEWDLIESGIIQRIQALNHFLNDIYGEQSIIQDGVIPENIILSCPDFIKEMKGLRVPHGIHTHISGIDIVRDSNGEYLVLEDNLRTPSGISYVLENRITMKRIFPEIFKESNVQRIDNYPALLHEMLRTVAPNSSDNPTIVLLTPGVYNSAYYEHVFLASQMGIQLAENNDLFVSDDRVYLKTIRGPQQVDVIYKRVDDIFLDPKVFRPDSLLGVPGLFECYRKGNVSLVNAIGNGIADDKAIYSYVPDMIQYYLHQTPILKNVTTYRLDIDEEREEALKNIDEMVIKSTNQSGGYGMLIGSAATQEEKEEFKKKILQNPRNYIAQPIIKLSTSPCFTGESVSPRHIDLRPFAIYSPAGIKLIPGGLTRVALREGSLVVNSSQGGGSKDTWVVNI from the coding sequence ATGACAATCCCCGAGAACTACCCGGACGAGTTTATTTTTTATGATGAAATGTTTTCCGGTAAAAATATACCCAGACCTCATTATCAGGAAGTATATGAAAAAATTTCATCTATTGACATTCAGGGAATAAAAGAAAAGGAAAACTATGCCCGTCTTTCCAATATAAACCAGGGTATTACGTTTACGGTTTATAACGATGGAAAAGGTATTGAACGTATCTTTCCTTTCGATTTAATTCCAAGAATTATCCCCAGAAAAGAATGGGATTTGATTGAATCAGGTATCATTCAAAGAATCCAGGCTTTGAATCATTTTTTAAATGATATATATGGAGAACAGTCAATTATACAGGATGGAGTTATTCCTGAAAATATAATCCTAAGTTGCCCGGATTTTATCAAAGAGATGAAGGGCTTGAGAGTTCCACATGGAATCCATACCCATATTTCAGGAATCGATATTGTTCGAGATTCTAATGGAGAGTATCTTGTCTTAGAAGATAATTTAAGAACTCCATCAGGAATTTCTTATGTATTAGAAAACCGTATTACGATGAAACGCATCTTTCCTGAAATATTCAAAGAAAGTAATGTTCAAAGAATTGATAATTATCCTGCCCTTCTGCACGAGATGCTTCGAACGGTGGCTCCCAATAGTAGTGATAATCCAACGATTGTTCTTCTTACACCGGGAGTATACAACTCTGCTTACTATGAACACGTTTTCCTGGCATCTCAGATGGGAATACAACTGGCAGAAAATAATGACCTCTTTGTTTCGGATGACAGAGTCTATTTGAAAACGATTCGAGGGCCTCAGCAGGTTGATGTTATATACAAGCGGGTTGATGATATTTTCTTAGATCCCAAGGTTTTCCGACCTGATTCCCTATTGGGGGTTCCGGGACTTTTTGAGTGTTACAGGAAAGGCAATGTGTCTTTAGTGAATGCAATAGGAAATGGAATTGCGGATGATAAAGCTATTTATTCTTATGTTCCGGATATGATCCAATACTATCTTCATCAAACACCTATTCTCAAAAATGTTACAACCTATAGATTGGACATCGATGAAGAACGGGAAGAAGCTTTAAAAAATATCGATGAGATGGTCATCAAGTCAACCAACCAGTCAGGTGGTTACGGAATGCTCATAGGAAGTGCTGCAACACAGGAAGAGAAAGAAGAGTTCAAGAAAAAGATTCTTCAAAATCCAAGAAACTATATTGCCCAGCCAATTATAAAACTTTCTACCTCTCCCTGCTTTACAGGTGAAAGTGTTTCTCCAAGGCATATCGACCTTCGTCCCTTTGCCATTTATTCCCCTGCTGGAATTAAACTGATTCCCGGAGGACTCACAAGAGTAGCTCTGCGTGAAGGCTCCCTGGTAGTAAATTCCTCTCAGGGCGGTGGAAGTAAAGACACATGGGTGGTGAATATATGA